The Acidobacteriota bacterium nucleotide sequence GCTCCAGGTGGTTCCCTGGCCGAACACGCCGGTCACCGCCTCGTCCATCACTTTGCGGTTGGTCGCGCGCTCCAAGGCCTGGGCGAGGAGCGGATCGTCAGCCGGCGTGACGATCACCACCTCGCCGTCCTCGATGTCGATGCGCTGTGCTTCCTGGAGATGGGCCGCCAAAGGCTGGCGGCGGGTGCCGACGGCCTCCATCAGGGCCGGTACACCGGCCGCCGGTACGCCGATCGAAGGTGAAGCCTCCGCCGGTGGTTCGGTCGTCGCTGCGGGCTTGTCGGTCGCCGAAGTCGACGCGGCCTTTTCGGATTGTGGCGGCCGGCGTACCGGGGCCTCTCCTTCCAGTGCCTCAGCGAGCTCTTCCGGCGAAGGTTCGTTGTCGGCCGGGGCCGCGGCCTCTTGCTTTTTGGCCTTCCTCTTGGGTGGCTCGGGCTGCTTGGGTGGCTCGGGCTGCGGCGCAGGGTCTATGGAAGAGCTGCTCGGCGCGTGGCCACTCGCCGGAACCGGCTTCCTCTTCGACACCGCCGCCTTCCCGGCCACGGTTGTCGCGTCGGCGAGAGAGGGGCCGGGGGCGCGGCCGGCCAGGAGGTCTTCCAGCAGCACCAGCTTCGGCAGCTCCGCCGCCCGCAGCCAGGCCACCTCCAGGGCGAGGAATGGCGCCTCGCTCCGCCGCAGGATCGGCTCGCTCGACAACAGGTGATGGAGAAGGCGCAGGAGATTTTCGTAGCCCGCCTCGCGCGCTAGGGCGCCGATGCGCTCGACCTCGTCGGCGGTGCGGTCCACGGGAACGGAATCCTCCCTGCCGGCGCCGCCGCGCATCGCCAGATGAAGGGCGTCGCGGCAGAAGGCGAGGAAGTGGACGAAGGCGTGGCGCGGGTCCCAGCCGTCCTCCTCCAGCCGATGAACCATTCGGCGCAGGGTGACGGCGTCGCCGGCGAGCATCGCTTTGAGCAAATCCTCTTGCAGCGCCGAATCCAGGCCCCCCAGAAGCCGCGCCGCCTCGGCGTCCTCGATGGTGCCGGAGCCGAAGGTGGCGAGCTGATCGAGGAGGGCCACGGAATCTCGCACGCTGCCCTCGCCGGCGCGGGCAATGAGGCGCAGGGCGGTGGGGCTGGCGGTGATCTCCTCTGCTTTACTGATGTTGCCCAAATGCGCCGCCAGTTCATCCACCGGCACCCGCCGGAAGCGGAACTCCTGGCAGCGCGACAGCACCGTCGCCGGTACCGCGTCCACCTCGGTGGTGGCGAAGATGAACACCAGATGCTCCGGCGGCTCCTCGACGATCTTCAGCAGTGCGTCGAAGGCCTGCCGCGATAGGCGATGGATTTCGTCCAGCACCGCGACCTTGTAGCGGTCCCGCGCCGGCGAGTACTTGAGGCTCTCGGTGAGTTCCCGCACCTGCTCGACCTTCGAGTAGGTCGCGGCGTCCACCTCCACCACGTCGAGGTCCGAGCCCTGAGTGATCTCCTGGCAGGTGACGCACTCGTTGCACGGCTCGCCGGTCGGTCCCTTCTCGCAGTTGAGGGCCTTGGCGAGGAGCCGGGCGGCGGTGGTCTTGCCGACGCCGCGAATGCCCGAGAACAGGTAGGCCTGGGCGATCCGGCCGTCCTTCAGGGCGTTCTGCAGCGCCTGGACGATCGGTCCCTGGCCGATCAGCTCCGAAAAGCGCTGCGGCCGCCATTTGCGAGCGAGGACCTGGTAGGTCATGGTCGTGGTGATTCAGCCTGCCTTTCTGACCGGCAAGCTACTGCGAGGCCGTATGCCACTGAATCTGCTGCGTTATCCGCTGAACCTGCTCCTCTATGTACTGACAGTACGACTTCGTCACAGAACCCGCGGATGCCTTGCATCTCCAGCGACCTACGGCCTCTCGCTACGCTCGCCGGTGAGAAAGGCAGGCTAGGTGTGGTTTGGTCCGGCGTCGGCCGACGAAGGGTTCCGGCGAATCTGCGGCACTCGATCGGATCCCCTTATCGCTGCTCCCTTCCGGGCCTGACGAGGTTCGGAGTCGACCGATGCACAGGACCCGAACCCTTCGTCCGCCGACGCGGGGCCCTTCATGGTACGGCCAGGGCTTACCAATGTAAAGCTCGAGAGCCTATTTACCCGCTGGGCCCCTTGTGTGTATGATGGGCGGCCTTGCGATCGCCGGGAGAAGTGCGTCTCCAGCGAGCGAAAGAGATGATCGACGACGTCGTATGGATGGGCGAAGCGCTCACCGAAGCCCACCGGGCGGCGGAACTGGGCGAGGTGCCCGTCGGCGCGGTCATCGTGCGAGACGGCGAGCTGATCGCCCGCGCCCACAACCGGCGCGAGTTGGACGGCGACCCGCTGGCGCACGCGGAGATTCTGGCGATTCGCCAGGCGGCGTCTCAAATCGCGGGGTGGCGTTTGGTGGGGTGCGAAATGTTCGTCACCCTGGAACCTTGCGCCATGTGCGCCGGCGCCCTAGTCAATAGCCGCCTGGAGCGGTTGGTCTTCGGGGCGACGGATCCGAAGGCCGGTTGGTGCGGCAGCCTAGGCGATCTCGCCCGGGACCCGCGCCTCAACCACCGGCTGGAGGTGCGGTCCGGCGTGCTGGGCGGGGAGTGCTCGGCGGTTTTGAAGCGCTTTTTTGCCGCCTTGAGACGTTAGCTAGCAGACCGCCGAACAAGCGTTTCGCGCATGGTTTCAGCAGGTTCACTAGCTGTTGTTGGTCAGGGGTCTGGGCGCCCCCTCGCCCCAAGAGATGTCTATTTTGGGGCTCACCCCGTCCACGGCGGCTTGCGCCGCCGCCGAGCCCACTGGGCTCGGTCGAGGCCGGCATCGAGTTGTCGGTGCCTTGACCTCCTAGATCTTTGAGAGTGTACGGAGAGGTGTCCGAGTGGCTTAAGGAGCACGCTTGGAAAGCGTGTGTAGGGCAACCCCCTACCGTGGGTTCGAATCCCACCCTCTCCGCCATCTCATCGCGACCCGGGAGAGGTGCCAGAGTGGTCGAATGGGGCGGTCTCGAAAACCGTTGACCGGGCAACCGGTCCGTGGGTTCGAATCCCACCCTCTCCGCCATCGCAGAAGCCGATACAGCTTTCGGCGACGTTTGGGTTTGACATGACGTGTTCCGAGCCGAGAGCACTCGGCTCTTTGAGTCAGTATCAGGACGGGCGGATTCCCTGAGCAGTGGCGGAGTCCGCCGCCGTCCCGAAAGAGGAAGGTGGTTCATTGTGAAGAGGACTTTTCAGCCCAACAATCTGCGCCGCGCGCGCCGTCATGGCTTTCGCGCCCGCATGAAGACCCGGGCCGGCCGGGCCATTCTGCGCAACCGGCGCCGCAAGGGCCGCAAGCGCCTGTCGGCCTGAGCGTAGAGCGGTCAACTTCTCCGGTACGAGATGCGGCTCCTAGAGGTGAGCGCTTTCGGCCGGAGGATCGACTCAAGCGGCGCGCCGATTTCCAGCGCTGCTACCGGCGCGGCCGGCGCCGTCATGGGGAGTGGATGTTGCTTTACTTCGCCCCTAATGATCAGGGGCGTCCGCGGCTCGGCATCACGGCCAGCCGCAAGGTCGGCAACGCCGTTCATCGCCAGCGTCTGAAACGGCGGATTCGAGAGATCTATCGGCGATGGGATCGGCTCGGCAGCCTTCCGGCGATCGATTTGGTGGTTCACCTCAAGCCCGCGTCGCGGAAGGCGGATTTCCAACCCTTTCAGCGAGAGCTTCGGGGCCTGTTAGGAAGCGTCCAGCAACCGCCGAAGGAACGTTGAGGCACCGGTCCCAGTCGGCAACCGCCCTGGCGCGCACGGCAGTCTGGGCGCTCGACGGCTACAAGCGGTGGCTTTCCCCCCTTCTGCCGCGTTCCTGTCGCTTCACGCCCACCTGTTCCGAGTACACCCGGCTGGCGGTGATCGAATATGGAGCCCTGCGAGGCGTAGTGCGAGGCATGGCGAGAATTCTGCGCTGCAACCCGTTCCACCCCGGAGGCGTCGATCTCCCATGACCGGCCTGCCGCGCTGCGGCATTTTTGTTTTCTCTTGCGGCAATAGGCGTTACTAGAAAGGATCGAGAGAAATTTGGACATTCGGCGCTTACTGCTCGCCTTCGTACTGTCGTTGGGCATCCTGCTGACGTGGAATTACTTCTTTCCGCCGCCGGAGAAGAGCCTGAGCCGGCCCGGCTCGGAGTTGACGACGGTGGAAGGCGGGCGCTCCTTCGCCGCCGACGCGGAATCCGGCACCGGTTCGGCCGATGCGGTGGAGCGCATGGAACCAGCACCCGGCGACGCTGCGGCCGGCGAAACGGCCGCCGCGGCCGCGGAGGACATCGATGCCTCCGCCGAGGAGCGGTTGGTGGTGGATGGTGAACGCTTCCGCGCCACCTTGTCCAACCGGGGCGCGCGCTTGACCTCCTTCGTGCTCAAGAATCACACCGCCTCGGACGGCGAAAGGGTCGACCTGGTTCGCTACCGGGAGAACGAGCGCTTGCCGTTCTCGCTGGTCGATCCGGCCTCCGGTGAGCCTCTGGCTCTCGACAACGCCCTTTTCGCCGTCGAGCAACAAGGCAGCGGGGACGAACGCACCATCACGTTTCGGCACCGTAGCTCGGCGGGAACGGCGGAGAAGAGGTTTCGCTTCCGGCGCGACGGAATTTTCGAGGTGGCGGTCGAGGTGGAGCGGCCGGCGGACTGGTCGCTGTGGCTCGGGCCGGGGATCCGCAATCCCTCACCGGACGAGCTGGAGAGCCGCTATGCCGGAGAGCGCGGAGGCGTGTACCTGCTCGGCGAGGACATTGAGCGGGTGGACGCCCGCAAGGGAGCCGAGCTGGAAGCCCTGCCGGCCACCGGCCTGCGCTGGGTCGGCCTGGAAGACCACTACTTCCTGACGGTCGCCATCCCGAATCCCGAGACCCCCTTGCGTGGCGTGGTCTTCAATCCGCTGCTGATGGACCACCGGCCGGACGGTCTATGGGCCTTCGCCCCAGTGCCTCCGAAGGAGCAACTCACCAAAGCACAGAAGGACCTGCAGCGCGACTACGCCCTGCTGCTCGAGCCGGCCGGCGACCGGCTGGAGATGGAGGCCTTTTGGGGGGCCAAGAACCTCCGGCGCTTGAGCGCCATGCCCTACGGCCTGGACGGCACCGTGAACCTGGGAATGTTCGGATTCTTGGCGCGCTGGCTGTTCATCGGCCTGTTTTGGATCCACGAGAACATGGTGGCCAACTGGGGCTGGTCGATCGTGCTACTCACCGTCGGCATCAAGCTGATCCTGTTTCCGTTGACCCACAAGAGCTACAAGTCGATGCGACGGATGCAGGAGCTGGGACCGAAGATGCAGAGCATTCGTGCCAAGTACCGGCCGAAGCTCAAAGACAAGAACGGCAAGCCCAACCTCGAGATGCAGCGCAAGATGAACGAGGAGATCATGGGTCTGTACAAGAGCGAGGGGGTCAACCCGGCCGGCGGTTGCCTGCCGATGCTCCTGCAGCTCCCGGTCTTGTTCGCCTTCTACCGTCTGCTGGGCGCCGCGGTGGAGCTGCGAAATGCGCCCTGGATGTTGTGGATCCAGGACCTTTCGGCTCCGGATCCGTTTTATGCTTTGCCGATCATCATGGGGGCGACGCAGTTCATCCAGCAGAAGATGACGCCGATGGCCGGCGACGCGATGCAGCGGCGAATCTTCCAACTGATGCCGGTCTTCATGACCTTCCTGTTCCTGGGTTTCCCCAGCGGACTCGTGCTCTACTGGCTGACCAACAACGTTCTGACGATCATCCAGCAAGGCGCGTACAACCAGTTCAAGAAGAAGGATGAGCCCAAAAAGGGCGCCAAGAAATCCTGAGGGAGCGGACTCGATGAGCGATAAACAATACTTCTCCGGCAATAACCTCCGGCAGGCGGTGCTCTCCGCCGCCTCGCAGCTCGGCCTGGAGCCGGACGATCTGGTGTACGAAGAAGTCAAGAAGAAGGGTGGCACCCTCAAGGGGCGCAAGCGGGTGGTGATCGTGGTGCGCGGTGACGGATCCTCGGCCGAGGCGGCTCCGCGGCCCGAGGTGCCGGTCGCGACGGAATCTTTGCAGTCTACGGCTCCTTCCGAGCCCGCACAGCCCATCGCGCAGCCGGGTGCCGTTCCGGTGGGCTCGATGCCGCCGAAAGAGGTGGCGTCGACCCCGGACACGGCGACCGAAAAGGCGGAGGACGTCGTCGACGACGAGCCCATTGGCGAGGATCTTTCGGCGCCCTTGTTCCTCGGCGACGACGATCCGGATAGCGACGATCCGGCTGCGGCGGACGACCAGGGCAATGACAATCAGGCCGCGGCGGGCGATCCGGGCGATATGGATCTGGGACAGCAGACGGAGGCTCCGCAATCGACCCCGGCTCCCCCGGCAGCGGCCGCCGAAGAAGCCACCGGGCGTTTCGCCAAGGCGGCGGACCAGGCGCTGATCCCCCTCCTGCAAGTGGCCGGTCTCGATATCGAAGCGGCAATCTTTCAGGGCGAGGAGCGACTGGAGATCGACTTCAGTGGTCGTGACCAAGATCTCTTGACGGCCGAGAAGGGTGAGCTGCTTCAGGCGGTCGAGCACCTGATGCCGCGCCTGATCCGCGGTGTTGCCGGTGAGACGACGGCGGTGCGGGTGGACAGCGACGGCTTCCACGCCGCCCGCGAAGAAGAACTTCGGCAGTTGGCCCTGCGGCTAGCGCGGGAGGTCAAGGCTTCAGGAACTCCTCACTCGACGGGCCCTTTGGAGCCGAGTGACCGGCGCATCGTCCACATCGCGGTAGAGCATGATCAGGAGATCGTGTCCCGTAGCGATGGCCGCGGCTTCCGCAAGAAGGTCACCCTACGGCCTGCATAAGACCGCAGGTTAGAGCGGATGTTTCACGTGAAACACAAGCGTGGCGCCGGCGGTCGAAGAGCAGAGTGGGACCCGTCGCCGGCCGCCGATGTTTCACGTGAAACATGACCCAGCTTCCCGAGATCCACCCGCAAGAGTTGTCCGACGATCTGTCGGCTCTGTCGCCGGAACCTCTTTCCCCTGAATCCCTGGCGGCACTTGCCCGCCATTACCAAGAACTACGCCGATGGAGTGACCGCCTGGCGCTGGTCGGACCGGCATCGAGCCACGAGGTTCTGCCGCGACATTACGGCGAGGCCTTGGCGGCGTTGCCCCTCGTCCCCCGGCGAGGCGTCCTAGTGGATATCGGATCCGGCGCCGGTTTTCCGGGATTCGTATTGGCAGCAGCGCGTCCGGAACTGCGGGTGACCTTGATCGAGGCGCGGGCCAAGAAGTGGTCCTTCCTGATGGCCGCGGCTCGTGCCGCCTCGGCGGCATTGCCCTCTTTGTTCTGCCAGTGCCTCAATGCTAGAGTCGGCGATCCGTTGCCCCGGGGATTCCCGGAGACTGTTGACTGCATCACGCTCCGAGCCCTTCGCCTACCCCCAGAAATCCTCTCGCTGCTCGCTACCCGATGGACGGCGACGGGTCGGTTCTTGTTCTGGGTCGGTGCGGAAGATCCACCGCTACCTCCGGATCTGCGGCCGGGTCGGGAGCTTCCCTTGACCGGTAGCCGCTCCCGGCGGGTGCTAGAGGTGGTGAGGGCGGCGTAGCCCTTTTTCTTGTGAGGTCGTAATCGATGGGGACGATCCTGGCGATCGCGAATCAGAAGGGTGGCGTGGGCAAGACCACGACGGCCATCAACCTGGGAGCCGCCCTCGGCGCGCTCGAGAAGCGGGTTCTGCTGGTCGATTGCGATCCCCAGGGAAACGCCACTCGCGGCCTCGGGGCCGAAGCCTCGTCGCCGCACCTGTATCAGGTCCTGGGAGGCTCCGCTTCCGCCGAAAGCGCGATCAAGAATTCGGGCTTTCCAAACCTGGACTTGCTGCCGACGGATCGCAATCTGGTTGGTATCGAGGTCGAGTTCGTCGATCAGGACGACTGGCAGAATCGGCTGAAATCGGCCCTTTCCGCAGTTCGTAAGAACTACGACGTGATCCTAGTGGACTGCCCGCCGTCCCTCGGCCACCTGACGGTCAGTGCATTGACCGCGGCGGATGGCCTGCTGGTGCCGCTCCAAGCGGAGTACTTCGCTTTGGAGGGCATCAGCGAACTGATCTCGACCGTCGGCCGGGTGCGCGGTGCCCTCAATCCGCGCCTCGAGATATCCGGAGTTCTGCTGACCATGTATGACGATCGCACCAACCTTTCGAAGGAAGTCGCCGATGAGATTCGGCGCCACTTCGGCGGCGCCGTGTTCGACACGGTGGTACCGCGCAATGTGCGCCTCGCCGAAGCGCCGAGTCATGGCATGCCGATCCTGCAGTACGACATCCGTTGCCGCGGCGCCGAAGCCTATCTGGCCGTCGCCCGGGAGCTGCTGCGGAGGGCGGCATGAGCGCCGCCAAGAAACGCGGCCTGGGGCGCGGCCTCGACTCCTTGATCCAGAGCGCGCCAACGGCGCCGACCGGAGCCCGGCAGCTCGCGGTGGGCGAGCTACACCCGAATCGCGACCAGCCGCGCAGCCGGTTCGACGAGACCGGTCTCGAAGAGCTTGCCGATTCGATCCGTGCTCAGGGGGTCATCCAGCCGATCATCGTCACCGCCCGCTCGGCCGGCGGCTACACCATCGTCGCCGGCGAACGCCGCTGGCGGGCTGCCCAGCGCGCCGAGCTGGCGGAAGTGCCCGCTCTGGTGCGGGAGATTTCCGGCGACCAGGAACTCCTGGAGCTGGCGCTGGTCGAGAACCTTCAGCGCTCGGATCTCAACTCGGTGGAAGAGGCCGAGGCCTACCAAACCCTGCAGGACAAATTCTCCCTGTCTCAGGACGAACTCGCTTCGCGGGTGGGCAAGGCCCGCACCACGGTCGCCAACTCCCTGCGGCTGCTGCGGCTGCCGACGGAGGTCACCGACCTGATGCGCGACGGCCGTCTGACCGCCGGCCAGGCGCGTCCGCTCCTCGCCCTCGACTCGCGGGAAGAGCAGTGCCGCTGGGCTGAACGCGCGGTCAACAAGAGCCTGAGCGCACGGGATCTCGAGCGGCTGGTACGATCGGCCAAGGGTGGCCGCAAAGGGAGGACCCCGAAGGCGCGATCGATCGAGGTCCACACCGCCGCCGCCGAGGAGACGCTCACCCAGAAGCTCCAGACTCGGGTCGAGATTCGCCGCCGCGGAAAAGGGGGCCGAGTTCTTCTCCACTTTCACACTGAAGAGGAGCTGATCCGGCTGTACGACCTGCTGATTTCCAAGGGAGAGGGCCCATGATTTTCAAGAATGACAGCTCCGCCAGCGAGCTGAACGGTTTTCTCGACCGTGGAAGTCACATCGAGGGCGAACTGCGCTTCGACACCTCCTTTCGGGTCGATGGCAAGGTCACCGGTACGGTGACCTCGAGGGGCATCCTGATCGTCGGCGAGAGCGGCGAGATCGACGGCAAGGCGGAGGTGGACGAGGTGTTCGTTTCGGGCACGGTGCGCGGCGCCGTCACCGCCCGCAAGCGCATCCACGTCGCCGCCGGTGGGCGGGTGTACGCGGACCTTTCGACCCCCGCCCTGGTGATCGAGGACGGTGCCTTCTTCGAGGGAAGCTGCTCAATGGATCGGCAACCGAGGCAGGATCCGACCCCTGACCAGACCGCCGACCGTGGCCCCAAGCTGGTCTCGAAAGCCGCGCAATCGTAAGATTTTAAAGAATTTAGACTTCGTTTGATGGTTCGGCAAGGGGACCGAATTCATCTTGTGTTCGTGCCTCCCGGTGCCGCGACCGGCAGTGTCAAGGGTGTCAAGGGTGCGGCCGGGGGTGGCCTCCTCGAAGGCGGGGTCAGGGCTTCATAGGACGGTAGGAAAGTCAGTGGGTTGCCCGCCAGGAAGGAACGGTCGAAGGCGGCGGTGATCACCCGGCCGTC carries:
- the dnaX gene encoding DNA polymerase III subunit gamma/tau; amino-acid sequence: MTYQVLARKWRPQRFSELIGQGPIVQALQNALKDGRIAQAYLFSGIRGVGKTTAARLLAKALNCEKGPTGEPCNECVTCQEITQGSDLDVVEVDAATYSKVEQVRELTESLKYSPARDRYKVAVLDEIHRLSRQAFDALLKIVEEPPEHLVFIFATTEVDAVPATVLSRCQEFRFRRVPVDELAAHLGNISKAEEITASPTALRLIARAGEGSVRDSVALLDQLATFGSGTIEDAEAARLLGGLDSALQEDLLKAMLAGDAVTLRRMVHRLEEDGWDPRHAFVHFLAFCRDALHLAMRGGAGREDSVPVDRTADEVERIGALAREAGYENLLRLLHHLLSSEPILRRSEAPFLALEVAWLRAAELPKLVLLEDLLAGRAPGPSLADATTVAGKAAVSKRKPVPASGHAPSSSSIDPAPQPEPPKQPEPPKRKAKKQEAAAPADNEPSPEELAEALEGEAPVRRPPQSEKAASTSATDKPAATTEPPAEASPSIGVPAAGVPALMEAVGTRRQPLAAHLQEAQRIDIEDGEVVIVTPADDPLLAQALERATNRKVMDEAVTGVFGQGTTWSVKEGDRTARQKTEPEAETVEAEEASDPAVQIVLDLFQGKVEEVEDLPTEES
- the tadA gene encoding tRNA adenosine(34) deaminase TadA, which codes for MIDDVVWMGEALTEAHRAAELGEVPVGAVIVRDGELIARAHNRRELDGDPLAHAEILAIRQAASQIAGWRLVGCEMFVTLEPCAMCAGALVNSRLERLVFGATDPKAGWCGSLGDLARDPRLNHRLEVRSGVLGGECSAVLKRFFAALRR
- the rpmH gene encoding 50S ribosomal protein L34 translates to MVKRTFQPNNLRRARRHGFRARMKTRAGRAILRNRRRKGRKRLSA
- the yidD gene encoding membrane protein insertion efficiency factor YidD — encoded protein: MARTAVWALDGYKRWLSPLLPRSCRFTPTCSEYTRLAVIEYGALRGVVRGMARILRCNPFHPGGVDLP
- the yidC gene encoding membrane protein insertase YidC → MDIRRLLLAFVLSLGILLTWNYFFPPPEKSLSRPGSELTTVEGGRSFAADAESGTGSADAVERMEPAPGDAAAGETAAAAAEDIDASAEERLVVDGERFRATLSNRGARLTSFVLKNHTASDGERVDLVRYRENERLPFSLVDPASGEPLALDNALFAVEQQGSGDERTITFRHRSSAGTAEKRFRFRRDGIFEVAVEVERPADWSLWLGPGIRNPSPDELESRYAGERGGVYLLGEDIERVDARKGAELEALPATGLRWVGLEDHYFLTVAIPNPETPLRGVVFNPLLMDHRPDGLWAFAPVPPKEQLTKAQKDLQRDYALLLEPAGDRLEMEAFWGAKNLRRLSAMPYGLDGTVNLGMFGFLARWLFIGLFWIHENMVANWGWSIVLLTVGIKLILFPLTHKSYKSMRRMQELGPKMQSIRAKYRPKLKDKNGKPNLEMQRKMNEEIMGLYKSEGVNPAGGCLPMLLQLPVLFAFYRLLGAAVELRNAPWMLWIQDLSAPDPFYALPIIMGATQFIQQKMTPMAGDAMQRRIFQLMPVFMTFLFLGFPSGLVLYWLTNNVLTIIQQGAYNQFKKKDEPKKGAKKS
- a CDS encoding R3H domain-containing nucleic acid-binding protein; this translates as MSDKQYFSGNNLRQAVLSAASQLGLEPDDLVYEEVKKKGGTLKGRKRVVIVVRGDGSSAEAAPRPEVPVATESLQSTAPSEPAQPIAQPGAVPVGSMPPKEVASTPDTATEKAEDVVDDEPIGEDLSAPLFLGDDDPDSDDPAAADDQGNDNQAAAGDPGDMDLGQQTEAPQSTPAPPAAAAEEATGRFAKAADQALIPLLQVAGLDIEAAIFQGEERLEIDFSGRDQDLLTAEKGELLQAVEHLMPRLIRGVAGETTAVRVDSDGFHAAREEELRQLALRLAREVKASGTPHSTGPLEPSDRRIVHIAVEHDQEIVSRSDGRGFRKKVTLRPA
- a CDS encoding RsmG family class I SAM-dependent methyltransferase yields the protein MTQLPEIHPQELSDDLSALSPEPLSPESLAALARHYQELRRWSDRLALVGPASSHEVLPRHYGEALAALPLVPRRGVLVDIGSGAGFPGFVLAAARPELRVTLIEARAKKWSFLMAAARAASAALPSLFCQCLNARVGDPLPRGFPETVDCITLRALRLPPEILSLLATRWTATGRFLFWVGAEDPPLPPDLRPGRELPLTGSRSRRVLEVVRAA
- a CDS encoding ParA family protein, coding for MGTILAIANQKGGVGKTTTAINLGAALGALEKRVLLVDCDPQGNATRGLGAEASSPHLYQVLGGSASAESAIKNSGFPNLDLLPTDRNLVGIEVEFVDQDDWQNRLKSALSAVRKNYDVILVDCPPSLGHLTVSALTAADGLLVPLQAEYFALEGISELISTVGRVRGALNPRLEISGVLLTMYDDRTNLSKEVADEIRRHFGGAVFDTVVPRNVRLAEAPSHGMPILQYDIRCRGAEAYLAVARELLRRAA
- a CDS encoding ParB/RepB/Spo0J family partition protein, which encodes MSAAKKRGLGRGLDSLIQSAPTAPTGARQLAVGELHPNRDQPRSRFDETGLEELADSIRAQGVIQPIIVTARSAGGYTIVAGERRWRAAQRAELAEVPALVREISGDQELLELALVENLQRSDLNSVEEAEAYQTLQDKFSLSQDELASRVGKARTTVANSLRLLRLPTEVTDLMRDGRLTAGQARPLLALDSREEQCRWAERAVNKSLSARDLERLVRSAKGGRKGRTPKARSIEVHTAAAEETLTQKLQTRVEIRRRGKGGRVLLHFHTEEELIRLYDLLISKGEGP
- a CDS encoding polymer-forming cytoskeletal protein, coding for MIFKNDSSASELNGFLDRGSHIEGELRFDTSFRVDGKVTGTVTSRGILIVGESGEIDGKAEVDEVFVSGTVRGAVTARKRIHVAAGGRVYADLSTPALVIEDGAFFEGSCSMDRQPRQDPTPDQTADRGPKLVSKAAQS